Proteins found in one Lepeophtheirus salmonis chromosome 9, UVic_Lsal_1.4, whole genome shotgun sequence genomic segment:
- the LOC121124182 gene encoding dihydropyrimidinase gives MNEQPHVKKVPLHLQSSQNRLIIKGGDVVNEDGIFRADVYIEDRLITKVGQNLDIPGGTKVIDATGRLVMPGGIDTHTHFEMPFMGTKSIDDFYTGTKAALAGGTTMVIDFVIPAKGESLIEAYNKWRTKADGRVCCDYSLHMAVTHWNEDVRHEMSKICSDTFGINSFKMFMAYKDIFMLTNDEMLECMKTCRAVGGLAQVHAENGEAIAENQQRILAKGITGPEGHPLSRPEDIETEAVFRACTLANQVKCPLYVVHVMGKPAAETIIRHRNRGAVVFGEPIAASLACDGQHYYHSCWRHAAGYVLSPPLREDPSTPAFLMDLLTRGELDCTGTDHCTFNSKQKAMGLHDFTKIPNGVNGVEERMSIIWENGVYGGNMSPERFVAVTSTTAAKIFNIYPQKGVIAPGSDADIVIWDPNTVKTVSAETHQYNVDFNIFEGMTLHGIPETVICGGKIVNSPEEGLRVCTGSGRFIPNAPYSPYVYNKVQEADERRNSEEVPVQRTKEDMFIDESKCQEKEMIVKRPSIDLGGHPDVEKETGNRPAIDAKPQIRIRNPPGGRSSIMF, from the exons ATGAATGAACAACCCCACGTCAAGAAGGTTCCACTTCATCTACAAAGCTCACAAAATCGGCTCATTATTAAAGGAGGCGACGTAGTCAATGAAGATGGAATATTCCGTGCGGATGTATATATTGAGGATCG ACTTATCACCAAAGTTGGCCAGAATTTAGATATACCTGGAGGTACAAAGGTAATTGATGCAACTGGACGACTAGTAATGCCTGGAGGGATCGATACCCATACCCACTTTGAGATGCCTTTCATGGGTACAAAATCAATTGATGATTTCTACACTGGAACCAAGGCTGCATTGGCTGGTGGAACAACCATGGTGATAGACTTTGTTATACCCGCTAAAG gGGAATCCCTAATTGAGGCGTATAACAAGTGGAGAACAAAAGCTGATGGACGCGTATGCTGTGATTATAGTTTGCACATGGCAGTAACGCATTGGAATGAAGATGTTCGCCATGAAATGTCCAAGATTTGTTCAGATACATttggaattaattcatttaaaatgtttatggCTTACAAGGACATATTTATGCTCACCAATGATGAAATGTTAGAGTGTATGAAAACTTGCAGAGCTGTCGGAGGTCTTGCGCAGGTTCATGCCGAAAATGGAGAGGCTATTGCTGAGAATCAGCAACGAATTTTAGCAAAAGGGATTACAGGACCAGAAGGTCATCCTTTGTCTCGTCCAGAAGATATTGAAACTGAAGCAGTGTTCAGAGCTTGTACTCTTGCTAATCAAGTAAAATGTCCACTGTATGTGGTTCACGTTATGGGAAAACCTGCCGCCGAAACAATTATTAGGCATCGTAACAGAGGGGCAGTTGTATTTGGTGAACCTATTGCTGCTTCTTTGGCATGCGATGGACAACATTACTATCATTCATGTTGGAGACACGCAGCTGGCTACGTGTTGAGTCCTCCACTGAGAGAGGATCCTTCTACACCTGCTTTTTTGATGGATCTTTTAACTAGAGGCGAATTGGATTGTACAGGTACTGATCATTGTACCTTTAATTCTAAGCAAAAGGCAATGGGGCTGCATGATTTCACTAAAATTCCAAATGGAGTTAATGGTGTTGAAGAACGGATGAGTATTATTTGGGAAAATGGAGTGTATGGTGGTAATATGTCTCCAGAAAGATTTGTAGCTGTAACCAGCACCACCGCAGCAAAAATCTTTAACATATATCCTCAAAAAGGTGTAATTGCTCCTGGATCTGATGCTGATATTGTGATTTGGGATCCTAATACTGTTAAAACAGTTTCTGCTGAGACACATCAATATAATGTTGACTTTAACATCTTTGAAGGTATGACACTTCATGGGATTCCTGAAACTGTTATCTGTGGTGGAAAAATCGTTAATAGTCCAGAGGAAGGACTTCGAGTATGTACTGGATCCGGTCGTTTTATTCCTAACGCCCCATATTCCCCATATGTGTATAATAAAGTCCAAGAAGCAGATGAACGACGCAATAGTGAAGAAGTTCCTGTTCAAAGAACAAAAGAAGATATGTTCATTGATGAAAGCAAATGccaagaaaaagaaatgatCGTAAAACGCCCATCTATTGATCTTGGAGGTCATCCAGATGTTGAAAAAGAGACTGGAAATAGGCCTGCTATAGATGCTAAGCCTCAAATTCGTATTAGAAATCCTCCTGGAGGAAGATCGTCCATcatgttttaa
- the LOC121124181 gene encoding dihydropyrimidinase-related protein 3 yields the protein MTPPLKKVPIHLQSAANRLLIKNGSIVNEDGVSQQDIYVEEGMIKLIGNHLIIPGGTRIIDAMGKMVLPGGIDMRVHFQSPNASTQTIDDYYRGTKAAINDGTTTVVDCVVPSEDETLIESLKKWKAWAEEKSCCDYAFKIKLNSLNESKKVEMESLVKEHGVNAFFVSMKDAEGGDAFLIDAMETCTKLGALLQVQCESRELIAFNEKKVIEKGIKGPEGYSLVHSEFTETEGTMRATTLSSQLNFPLYVANIMSPEAAKIVASKKQKGSIIFGETLTAGIGASGDEYRSKSWRHAAAHVCSPPLRCGASDDLCQGLADGSLDVIASQHSTFNYKQKALGKNDFREIPEGVNGAESRMSLLWDKCVKNGSMTPCQFVAVTSSTPAKILNLYPDKGCIAVGSDADIVIWDPEQVKINSAQTHLLKTDFNIFEGIETKGSAEFVVCGGRIMLEDGNLRVMQGYGKYLPCNPFPSIVFDKLKERESQLNLNFEPVERSVEDMNALPPKLNGIQDEDDNEEDIPGPPTPVQTHPAPVPSQHESNFNLNSHPNNPDVDVGQAPANPRAPTVRVREPPGGQSCGGFW from the exons ATGACGCCTCCTCTAAAAAAAGTTCCGATTCATCTTCAAAGTGCTGCTAATCGTCTCCTTATAAAAAATGGATCCATTGTGAATGAGGACGGTGTTTCCCAACAAGACATTTATGTCGAGGAAGGGATGATTAAGCTCATTGGCAATCATCTTATTATTCCTGGAGGTACTCGAATCATTGATGCCATGGGGAAAATGGTTCTCCCTGGAGGAATTGATATGAG AGTCCACTTCCAATCCCCAAACGCTTCAACTCAAACCATCGATGACTATTATCGAGGAACGAAGGCTGCAATTAACGATGGAACAACTACTGTTGTGGACTGCGTTGTGCCTTCAGAAGATGAAACCTTGATTGAATCCCTCAAGAAATGGAAGGCCTGGGCTGAGGAAAAATCATGTTGTGACTATGCTTttaaaataaagctaaattCTTTGAATGAAAGCAAAAAAGTAGAGATGGAGTCTCTAGTTAAAGAACATGGGGTCAACGCCTTTTTCGTTTCCATGAAAGATGCTGAGGGAGGAGATGCATTTTTGATTGATGCAATGGAAACTTGTACTAAATTGGGAGCTTTACTTCAGGTCCAATGTGAATCCCGTGAGCTCATTGCCTTCAATGAGAAGAAAGTGATTGAAAAGGGGATCAAAGGTCCAGAAGGATACTCTTTAGTCCATTCTGAGTTCACTGAAACGGAGGGTACCATGAGAGCAACCACCCTTTCAAgtcaattaaattttcctttatatgTGGCCAACATCATGAGTCCCGAGGCTGCCAAAATTGTAGCCTCTAAAAAGCAAAAAGGTAGTATTATTTTCGGTGAAACATTAACTGCTGGTATCGGAGCGAGTGGGGATGAATACAGAAGTAAAAGTTGGAGACATGCAGCTGCACATGTGTGTAGTCCCCCACTACGATGTGGTGCTTCCGACGATCTTTGTCAAGGCCTTGCTGACGGTTCTTTGGATGTTATTGCTAGTCAGCATTCCACTTTTAATTATAAGCAAAAAGCTTTAgggaaaaatgattttagagAAATCCCAGAAGGTGTTAATGGTGCTGAGTCAAGAATGTCTCTCCTTTGGGACAAATGCGTAAAAAATGGATCTATGACTCCATGTCAATTTGTGGCTGTGACAAGTAGTACTcctgcaaaaattttaaatctttaccCTGACAAAGGATGTATTGCTGTCGGCTCAGATGCGGATATCGTTATTTGGGATCCTGAGCAAgtgaaaattaattcagcaCAAACTCATCTTCTCAAGacagattttaatatttttgaaggtatTGAAACCAAAGGAAGCGCTGAATTTGTCGTTTGCGGTGGAAGAATTATGCTAGAAGATGGAAATTTAAGAGTCATGCAAGGATATGGTAAATACTTGCCCTGTAACCCCTTTCCTTCTATTGTGTTTGATAAACTCAAGGAAAGGGAGTCCCAATTAAATCTCAACTTCGAACCCGTTGAGCGTTCAGTTGAAGATATGAATGCATTGCCTCCGAAATTAAATGGAATTCAAGACGAAGATGATAATGAAGAGGATATTCCGGGGCCTCCAACTCCAGTGCAGACTCATCCTGCGCCTGTTCCAAGTCAACACGAAtctaactttaatttaaattcacaCCCTAATAACCCAGATGTGGATGTGGGTCAGGCTCCTGCTAATCCAAGAGCACCAACAGTACGAGTTAGGGAACCTCCTGGTGGACAATCTTGTGGTGGTTTCTGGTAG